CAGTATGCTTTTGGCTTTTGTGCTGCTTCTGATTTTCTTGGGACAGTTTTAGTCTTTTATTTATCTAAATGGGGTTCTATAGTGTTTGTTGGATAGTTCTACATGTGGTGTATTTGGTCTTTATTGGAATTTTGTTAATTTCTCAAGGGATTTGATTTTTTGGATTTTAAAATCCAAAATCTTGATAAGAATCAGAATTTCAAGTGTTTTGGCATTTCCTTCCAACTGTGGAACCTGTTTTATCAATACCTCAATATTTCAACATATTTTGATGACAGATATTATTAGTTAATAAAAGCTATATCCTATATGCGAGAGCACTTTTGAGCAACTGAGATTATTTATTCCAAGTTTTTGGAGAACCAGATAATATATCACatgaaaatgttttttttttttaaaataaatgaataaatattgGCTAAGATATACCCAAAGTGCTGCACCTGCACTTCGAGTTGCACAAGTAGTTATGTGAAGAGGACTATTATTCTATGCAATTCTAAGGAAGTAACTTTAATGCCACAGGAATTAGTTGGCTGCGACCACAAGTTTGAAGCCTCACATCAAAAAGTTAGGGGCACTAAGGCTCACTGCTCATATTACTCAAGGAGGAACTAACTGACATTCAAGTAGGCAATCTCTTTTCCACTTTATTAATTTACTGAGATTATATCTGCTGTTATTGGCTTCTCTTTGGCAATTACTTCTTTCTCTTTAAATATGTGTTTGAGGTCTTCTTTGCCTCATCTTCTTGATGATTTTATTTCAGTGTCCTTGTCTCTCTCCTTGCCTACTGTGTGAGTTTGTATATTCATAGTTTTAAAAGCTAAGTAATTGTAATTAGATCAGGGCTGTTTGTTAACAAAATGCTTAGCGATGCAGCATAACTGACTTCTGATTTGTTCTTTTCATATAATTTTCTGTTTCTAGTTTAATCTGAGCATTATGGTAAAGCAAAATAGAGATCATTCCAAGCCTTTGTTCTAATGCATTTTGTACTTGGTCTGTTATTTTTGCTTGGTTTCATCTATGAATCTATAGAGAAGCAATACTTGAGAGCACGTGAGAGTGTGCAAGAGGGGTGCTAAATGGCGTTGAAGTTTCTGAACAAGAAGGGATGGCACACTGGGAGTCTGAGGAACATAGAGAATGTGTGGAAGGCTGAGCAGAAGCATGAGGCTGAGCAGAAGAAATTGGAAGAGCTTCGCAAGCAGATTCAGGATGAACGAGAACGCTCCGAGTTTCGCCTTCTCCAGGAACAAGCTGGTCTCGTACCGTATGTGGTCATTTAATTCTGTAGTAATATTCTTTTGAATTAAGTAAAGCTACATATATTggtgttatatatatatgtagctTGTTCTGAACAAAAATTGTGCTGAATTTTGGATGACAGGAGGCAGGAGAGATTGGATTTTCTTTATGATTCCGGACTGGCCGTTGGGAAGGGCAGTAGCAGTTCTGCTGGAGGATCGGGAGTAGCATTCAAGGCGCTTGAAGAAGCTGTTCCCAACAATAGCAAGGCCATTGATTCATCATCTTCTACTGCCAAGCAGTCCTCTGCTCCAGGAGCCTTATTTGAGGACAAGCCTCACTCTGCCAATGACACTTGGAGGAAACTTCATTCTGATCCCTTGCTTTTGATTCGCCAGCGGGAGCAAGAAGCCCTTGCCCGTATCAAGAACAACCCTGTAAAAATGGCCCTCATTCGCAAATCGGTAAAGTTAATAATTTTGTTTTCCTTATTATGACTAGCTTTTTTGTTATATTAGATGAAAAGTGGGAAGGGGGGTGGGGAGGGGGAGAGAGATTCCATCCCTTTGATTTCATGGGTTATTGATAGTTCTTTTACGAGTCTGATTTAGGCTTTGAAAATGCATTCCATAACTTGGAAGCATTTCTTTCCATTAATGAGTTCTTCCTTCCACAAGTTCAAAGCTTTAGTTTGCTTCATCAAATGAGGCTTGATGTACCCTATAGTTTGTTCACTTCAAAGTGTCTTCTAATCAATTTCTTGTTCTATGTTTAAAATAATGAGCAGACAGTAACGCTATGAATCTCATCAAAATAATGCAATTAaggggaaaagaaaagaaataagaatCAGTGCTTGATGATCAATTTCCTTGGGCATGATATAATATAGCAATCTgagctttatttatttatttgtatataGGTTGAAGCAAACAAAGGGGAGAAAGCTCTCCATAAAAAGGAACGTGGAAAGAAGCATAGTCATAAGCATTTATCGTCCAAAGAACAATCAGATTCAGAAGATGCTCATGGTGAAACTGAAAAGAGGAGAAAGACTGGCAAGCATAAGCACTCTAAACATGATGACCATTATTATAAAGGACAAGTGGTCTTGGATGACAAATTTAGTGAAAGAGAAAGTCAAAGAAGAAAGAACAGCTACAAGGCTTCCAACTCCAGAAAGCAGTCTCCCAGTAGCTTCTCAAGCTCAAAAATTGCACAAAGTGATGGTCAAGATGCTGTGAACAAGAGTCGTGACAAGTTGAGTGGTGAGCATCATTCCTTGAAGGGCCAGACAGAACCTGATTTTGATAGAAAGGAAAGGGAAAAGAGAAGTTTTACGTATAGAAATGAAAGGGAAAAGAGAAGTTTTAATGAACCAAGATCTCATGATTCATCCATGTCAATCCGCCATGATTCACGCCATAAGCGCCACAATGTTGCTTCTAAACTTTCAGAAGAGGAACGAGCTGCCAAGTTGCGGGAGATGCAAATGGATGCTGAGTTGCATGAGGAGCAAAGATGGAAGCGCTTGAGGAAGGCTGAGGAGGATGACGTATGGGAAGCTACCCATGCTAGCATGTCTAGTGGCAAGAACTTCCTGGATGCAGCTCAGAGAAGTGTGTATGGCACTGAAAAGGGGGGAAGTTCCACCATAGAGGAGAGTGTCCGTCGTCGAAAATATTATTCACAAGGAAGGTCTGAAGAGGGTGATGGCAATTCTTTTCGGCGATAGTGCTCTTGTATCTTATTAATGTGTTTCCTGTTATAAATTTCCAGGTGAGTTATCACCTCCAGCTTATGCGTGTATCTCATAATATCAATATGGCTTCTTGTATGATATTCACCTTTTTTTTAAGGATCCATAACAAAACATTCTGTAGTAGTTGGGGAGAGGTTAGACAATATGCTTTTATATTTGTTGCTTAATTACAATAAGAGAATTTTACGAGTGTTGCTGATAACTTATGTTCAAAATTTACCTCTATTGAGAGGCTTGATGTATGTCATTCCCTTCCTCTTTttgtcaattttttatttttattggaacTTACTGGACAAATGGACTTACCATAATCTTGTTTTGCAGTGATTATCCAGTAAACACATTCTATACAGTGATTTGGTACCTGGAAAGATACCACAAGCCCATTTTATTTCGCTCTTTTTGGACCGGACGTTAttaactctcttttcttttaattggTGTTTGACCTGACAAAAGGCTTTTCACAACATTTAGTAGGTTGAAGTTCCGATACCCTCAGGGTGAGTATTTTAGAAATTCAACTGATTATGCTGTAGTTTATTATTAGTagtatgattattattattgttaagtTTATTGGTTTCAACTTGCAACCTTAATTCCAGTATAGCATGCATATATGGAGAATTTGATTGTGTTCAGAAAGAGTAGCATGCCAGTTCCGGTATTAACTAAATTTGTAGATTTTGAGGCAACCATTCAAGAGACATGCGCAAATTCTCCTGGGCACGTTTCAATTCCAACCGGGAACTAGATTAGATCAgtcaaaattattttgattagaTCTGTGACTTGGGCCCCAATTGAATATTTTCtatttaacaaattaaagaGATTTCCACTTTCATATCGTATCTAATCATAGTAAATCAAATTACATTAGAATCCAAATGAAGGGGTTTCTATGCTTTCAATTTAGATTTTGTGTTTCCAATTCCTGGTGCTATACACTCTCTCTTAGGGTGTATTTTCTCTCCATCTATCTAGTTTCTTGGGGGCCAATCTGCAAGTTGTCTACGGCTTCGCCTGCCCTTCTTGGGTAGGAAGGTTTCTCTATTCAGTTTTGTGGTTATCATTCTCATCATGTGTAGATTTTAGATTGTTGTTTTGGTTGGATTCTCTAGCAAATTTAAGCTCATCAGAAGATGCTGCGATTGTTATCTATTATGATTATGGTTGCTATGAGTTGTTTGGAGCTCTGTATGGTGCCCTTTGGGATTTGTTGGCGCTTCTTCGGTCTTGAGGAGAATGCCATGGCTGCAAGGAAAGATATCTGAGGAGTCCTGTAGCCGAATATTTCTTTTGGTCCGCAGTCCTTCAAGGTGCGATTGAGCACTGTCATTTGTTCATTCTACAACTTGAGAGATTTTTAATGAGCTTCCTTTGATGCAATTTTAGAGgtcatgcatgtacttgttgttTAAGCGAGTTGGTGTTTTGATTTTCCAAAGCGTTTTTGCTTTCATGGGAGCTTGGGTCTCTACTTGTTCAAACAATGGAGAGAGTCTGCACTAAATGGTTTCTGCATCTCAATTAACTAGCTTAGGGTCTCTATCGCAGGCTTGGCCTTTGTTTCTTTTAGAGTACTTTGCGTCTCCATTTTCTCCCTTTAGACTTTTGGGCTATATGCATATAAAATTTTCCAAATTTTATAAGATCAAGTTGAGCCATATTTATTGTAACGTTAAGAGTGGGCAGTGCCATATTTATTGTAACGTTAAGTGCGGGCAGTGTTAAGAGTAGGCAGTGGTGACGATAGTGGAGAAATGGTTTTTTCTGCCTAGCTTTAGAATTTCTATTTATTGGGTCATAGGCTTCTGGTTTAGTGATAATAGGCTTcattactttaatttttccttAACTTTTGACTTAACTGAATTgaattattgtaaaatttttttgtttcaAATAAGGTAAGTATTTTTATTCAGGGTTGATTAATCCTTTACCAATGAAATCTCTATCTTCTGATAGAAAAagataaattcatatttattatgaattaatGTGTCATtagtgtaattttatttattaacttttttttaaatgtgtttTTTACTATATTGTTCTTTTACAACATTTTGGGTATGATTTgacatttaaattgaaaattctcTCTCTTCTATAAAGAGTCGCAAGTTCTAGTTTTTATGTTCATGCCACTTAAGTTTTGTCTCCTATTTTAACATTTCTCATTATTTCTTCTTATTCTAACCAGTCTccatttcttctttctttcagtAGTATTTGCATTACAAATTCTTCATCTATTTTTCAAGAACATCCGCATCTTCATATTCACTTTTCTATCATACTCCCCGTTATATTTGACCTTCATCTCTCCAATAAGTACAATTATCactcatttttcattttcattttcatcattttttttctaGCTCCCTTCATCATTGTATAGGATAGAAATACACAAATCAATCAAGATATCTAATTTGCAATGGGTGAAGGAAGGAAAGAACAAAGGTTCCTATGTTTAAAAGTGTTAAATCTTGAAATATATACCTCAGTATAAATGTATATTCAATGTTATTGGAGTTAGTACGACTTGTATAAATCTTACAATTCAAAAGTAGAAATTATCCAATTTTATAACAATCATTTTGCATTAAAAAGAAACGTAGATTCATTTTCAAGTGGAGAAATTTCATCATCTAATATTATTGTATTCGCATTGGACGCAAAAGTTGCGGAGGAAGAGAATAATCTGATAAGGTAAATGTAAGTTATTCAGTGCAGTAATTTGTGTCCATTAAAGAGAGAttagatatatattttttgtatcTTAATTGGATATGCATTGGTTTGTGTTCATCAAATCTGATAAGGTAAATGCAAAAGTTTTGCATTATAAGTTCGATAATGAAATTTAGACCAACATAATGACAcaaatttgataatatattgtgttcatttatttttgtgattgtagattttttttttttttaacctttaTAGTGTCAAAGATGttggtttttataaaattttttcaaagaTCTAATATTAGAAGCACTCAAATGGTTATTGAGGAATACTAAATTTTAGTTAAAGCTAGAGAATtacaaagagaaaaaaaaaattatataaacctATACTTAGCTtgtaattgaataaaaaaatattaatatcataTACTTGTAAAGTAAATGCCTTTAAACTTTTTAAGGTGCACTTGTTGAATTAGAAGCACACAATCCAATCCTCTTATTGATAATGTAagctattaaattaaattttctttgttttataatttttatcttttttttattgtcttcttattttttttttactataataacatataaattaattattacaattctattttattttattttattttattttatttttatgaaattgttcaaagtatttattaataaaatttaatattttaaaataagtataattaaaaaattaattaaaaatttttttaaaaaaattgtctatgaaaaataaaatgtataaaaattataaaacgaaaaaaatataaattaagtttttaaatttgaagAAGGAGTAAAAAGATAAGCTAATTTAaacaatatttaatatatttgatcATATTATAagtgatgatcgctggatttcttcaccccggtctaaaggtcaggcccatgaaaacagtccatgattcgaaggcttcaatattcccctcgagagccaggtccagcccgctcagtcacagggccggactccgcctagactcctcaatcaagccggcccaaacctctcggcccagtaattaggccctcaccaggctcaacttcagccctatcattcaacccagcccggaaaggggaaaatgaccaagatgtcccgctggtaggtccttccgcatgcgtatcagaggagaattaatggccgttacgcatggagcagacgcctgacacatccgtataTATGGAGCTAGGCGACATAAGACAGCTTGCATTGTGGCaaagagacagatatatatatcacggtagaggccacgcagaaggggctctctcttcttcttccttctccttcctggacaccatttttattctttctgcaacccttgcctaaatatactactctgagccataaaatctgacttgagcgtcggagggcctccaCCGGGGCAct
The genomic region above belongs to Manihot esculenta cultivar AM560-2 chromosome 3, M.esculenta_v8, whole genome shotgun sequence and contains:
- the LOC110611398 gene encoding pre-mRNA-splicing factor CWC25 homolog; translated protein: MALKFLNKKGWHTGSLRNIENVWKAEQKHEAEQKKLEELRKQIQDERERSEFRLLQEQAGLVPRQERLDFLYDSGLAVGKGSSSSAGGSGVAFKALEEAVPNNSKAIDSSSSTAKQSSAPGALFEDKPHSANDTWRKLHSDPLLLIRQREQEALARIKNNPVKMALIRKSVEANKGEKALHKKERGKKHSHKHLSSKEQSDSEDAHGETEKRRKTGKHKHSKHDDHYYKGQVVLDDKFSERESQRRKNSYKASNSRKQSPSSFSSSKIAQSDGQDAVNKSRDKLSGEHHSLKGQTEPDFDRKEREKRSFTYRNEREKRSFNEPRSHDSSMSIRHDSRHKRHNVASKLSEEERAAKLREMQMDAELHEEQRWKRLRKAEEDDVWEATHASMSSGKNFLDAAQRSVYGTEKGGSSTIEESVRRRKYYSQGRSEEGDGNSFRR